The following are encoded in a window of Camelus bactrianus isolate YW-2024 breed Bactrian camel chromosome 31, ASM4877302v1, whole genome shotgun sequence genomic DNA:
- the CTSB gene encoding cathepsin B, with product MWHLLATLGCLLVLTSAQSSVRFPPMSDELIDYVNKRNTTWKAGHNFRNADLSYVKKLCGTFLGGPKLPERVALAGNMALPKSFDAREQWPNCPTIKEIRDQGSCGSCWAFGAVEAISDRICIHSNGRVNVEVSAEDMLTCCGLECGEGCNGGFPSGAWNFWTKQGLVSGGLYDSHVGCRPYSIPPCEHHVNGSRPPCTGEGATPKCRKNCEPGYTPSYKDDKHFGCSSYSVPSNQEEIMAEIYKNGPVEGAFSVYSDFLLYKSGVYQHVKGEMMGGHAIRILGWGEENGTPYWLVGNSWNTDWGDNGFFKILRGQDHCGIESEVVAGIPCAKQD from the exons ATGTGGCACCTCTTGGCCACTCTCGGCTGCCTGCTGGTGCTGACCAGTGCGCAGAGCAGTGTGCGTTTCCCACCCATGTCGGATGAGCTGATCGACTATGTGAACAAGCGTAACACCACTTGGAAG GCCGGACACAACTTCCGCAACGCGGACCTGAGCTACGTGAAGAAGCTGTGTGGCACCTTCCTGGGTGGGCCCAAGCTGCCCGAGAG GGTTGCGTTGGCTGGGAACATGGCTCTGCCCAAAAGCTTCGATGCCCGGGAGCAGTGGCCAAACTGCCCGACCATCAAAGAGATCAGAGACCAGGGTTCCTGTGGCTCCTGCTGG GCGTTTGGGGCCGTGGAAGCCATTTCCGACCGGATCTGCATCCACAGCAACGGGCGTGTGAACGTGGAGGTGTCTGCCGAGGACATGCTCACCTGCTGCGGCCTGgagtgtggggaggg CTGTAACGGCGGCTTCCCTTCTGGAGCTTGGAACTTCTGGACGAAGCAAGGCCTGGTGTCTGGTGGCCTCTATGACTCGCATGTCG GTTGCAGACCCTACTCCATCCCTCCCTGCGAGCACCACGTGAACGGCTCCCGGCCCCCGTGCACGGGGGAGGGGGCCACCCCCAAGTGCAGAAAGAACTGCGAGCCTGGCTACACCCCGTCCTACAAAGATGACAAGCACTTCG GCTGCAGCTCCTACAGCGTCCCCAGCAACCAGGAGGAGATCATGGCCGAGATCTACAAGAACGGCCCGGTCGAGGGGGCCTTCTCTGTGTACTCGGACTTCCTGCTGTACAAGTCCG GAGTGTACCAGCACGTCAAGGGGGAGATGATGGGCGGTCACGCCATCCGCATCCTGGGCTGGGGCGAGGAGAACGGCACCCCCTACTGGCTGGTCGGCAACTCCTGGAACACTGACTGGGGCGACAATG GCTTCTTTAAGATCCTCAGAGGACAGGATCACTGCGGAATCGAATCGGAAGTCGTGGCTGGGATCCCGTGTGCTAAGCAAGACTAG